The Mycolicibacterium hassiacum DSM 44199 genome includes a window with the following:
- a CDS encoding sensor domain-containing protein, with protein sequence MPVSTRPAAWCAAALLLTGCSHTVTGVATRAIPGIDDDSRSPVDVETVMLDQSQMRAITGAGEELSIIPSMDAKSPVDIELLADTAPPQCRWFFAETQVFGPDVEEFHKTTFQHPPKGGLISQAAAAYRTPEQARGAFTDLVAAVQACHATDHGSLLVGDWDATADALTTRAGACGRDYRVKSVVLAEVTFCRFPASAPELVLTNILKSVPE encoded by the coding sequence ATGCCCGTATCGACCCGCCCGGCGGCCTGGTGTGCGGCCGCGCTGCTACTGACCGGTTGCAGCCACACGGTGACCGGCGTGGCCACCCGGGCGATTCCGGGCATCGACGACGATTCGCGGTCACCGGTCGACGTCGAGACGGTGATGCTGGACCAGTCGCAGATGCGGGCGATCACCGGCGCGGGCGAGGAGCTGTCGATCATCCCGAGCATGGACGCGAAGTCGCCGGTCGACATCGAGCTGCTGGCCGACACCGCTCCCCCGCAGTGCCGCTGGTTCTTCGCCGAGACCCAGGTGTTCGGTCCCGACGTCGAGGAGTTTCACAAGACAACGTTCCAGCACCCGCCGAAGGGCGGGCTGATCTCGCAGGCCGCGGCGGCTTACCGCACGCCGGAGCAGGCGCGCGGTGCGTTCACGGACCTGGTCGCCGCGGTGCAGGCGTGCCATGCCACCGACCACGGATCGTTGCTCGTCGGCGACTGGGACGCCACCGCCGACGCGCTGACCACGCGCGCGGGCGCCTGCGGCCGTGACTACCGGGTCAAGTCGGTGGTGCTGGCGGAGGTGACGTTCTGCCGTTTCCCCGCGTCGGCGCCGGAGCTGGTGCTGACGAACATCCTCAAATCGGTGCCCGAGTGA
- the ligA gene encoding NAD-dependent DNA ligase LigA encodes MTSKPDPDTVLTQQAEEAAEGDLRRRWQELAEQVREHQFRYYVRDAPIISDAEFDELFRQLQQLEEEHPELRTPDSPTQLVGGAGFSTEFTPVDHLERMLSLDNVFSPEELRAWAARTRDEIGTDVQYVCELKVDGVALSLVYRDGRLERAATRGDGRTGEDVTLNARTISDIPETLTGTDEFPVPALLEVRGEVFFRLADFEELNAGLVAEGKPPFANPRNSAAGSLRQKNPAVTARRKLHMICHGLGRTEGFDPVTLYDAYRALKAWGLPVSEHTVQVHGIDAVLEHIAYWGEHRHDLDHEIDGVVIKVDELALQRRLGATSRAPRWAVAYKYPPEEAQTKLLDIRVNVGRTGRVTPFAFMEPVKVAGSTVSQATLHNASEVKRKGVLIGDTVMIRKAGDVIPEVLGPVVDLRDGTEREFVMPTTCPECGSPLAPEKEGDVDIRCPNSRYCPAQLRERLFYLAGRGALDIEGLGYEAATALLQAGVIVDEGDLFTLTEDDLLRCDFFRVKKGELSANGKRLLVNLEKAKTQPLWRVLVALSIRHVGPTAARALAAQYGSLDTIMAASEEELAAVEGVGPTIAAAVKEWFTVDWHRAIIDKWRAAGVRMADERDTSIERTLEGLSIVVTGSLSRFSRDEAKEAIVARGGRAAGSVSKKTAFVVAGDSPGSKYDKAVELGIPILDEDGFLRLLEHGPDGV; translated from the coding sequence GTGACGTCGAAGCCGGATCCCGACACCGTGCTGACCCAGCAGGCCGAGGAGGCCGCCGAGGGCGACCTGCGGCGCCGCTGGCAGGAGCTCGCCGAGCAGGTGCGCGAGCACCAGTTCCGCTACTACGTCCGCGACGCCCCGATCATCTCCGACGCGGAGTTCGACGAGCTGTTCCGGCAACTGCAGCAGCTCGAGGAGGAGCATCCCGAGCTGCGCACCCCCGATTCGCCGACCCAGCTGGTCGGCGGCGCCGGGTTCTCGACCGAGTTCACGCCGGTCGATCACCTCGAGCGGATGCTGTCGCTGGACAACGTGTTCAGCCCCGAGGAACTGCGGGCCTGGGCGGCGCGCACCCGCGACGAGATCGGCACCGACGTGCAGTACGTGTGCGAGCTCAAGGTCGACGGGGTCGCACTGTCGCTGGTGTACCGCGACGGGCGGCTCGAACGAGCCGCCACCCGGGGCGACGGCCGCACCGGCGAGGACGTCACGCTGAACGCCCGAACCATCAGTGACATTCCCGAAACTCTGACCGGCACAGACGAATTCCCGGTACCTGCGTTGCTCGAGGTCCGCGGTGAGGTGTTCTTCCGGCTCGCCGACTTCGAGGAGCTCAACGCCGGTCTGGTCGCCGAGGGCAAACCGCCGTTCGCCAACCCGCGCAACAGCGCCGCCGGGTCGCTGCGGCAGAAGAACCCAGCGGTCACCGCACGGCGCAAACTGCACATGATCTGCCACGGGCTGGGCCGCACCGAGGGTTTCGATCCGGTGACCCTCTACGACGCGTACCGCGCGCTCAAGGCATGGGGCCTGCCGGTCTCCGAGCACACCGTGCAGGTGCACGGCATCGACGCGGTGCTCGAGCACATCGCCTACTGGGGTGAGCACCGCCACGATCTCGATCACGAGATCGACGGCGTGGTGATCAAGGTCGACGAGCTGGCGCTGCAGCGCCGTCTCGGCGCCACGTCGCGGGCCCCGCGGTGGGCGGTGGCCTACAAGTACCCGCCCGAAGAAGCCCAGACCAAGCTGCTCGATATCCGGGTCAACGTCGGTCGCACCGGACGGGTCACGCCGTTCGCATTCATGGAGCCGGTCAAGGTCGCCGGTTCCACGGTCAGCCAGGCGACCCTGCACAACGCGTCCGAGGTCAAACGCAAGGGCGTGCTCATCGGCGACACCGTGATGATCCGCAAGGCCGGCGACGTGATCCCCGAGGTGCTCGGGCCAGTGGTGGATCTGCGGGACGGCACCGAGCGCGAATTCGTCATGCCCACAACGTGTCCCGAATGCGGATCACCGCTCGCCCCGGAGAAGGAGGGGGACGTCGACATCCGTTGCCCCAACTCCCGCTACTGTCCGGCGCAGCTGCGGGAGCGGCTGTTCTACCTCGCCGGCCGCGGTGCGCTCGACATCGAGGGGCTGGGCTACGAGGCGGCCACCGCGCTGTTGCAGGCTGGGGTGATCGTCGACGAGGGCGACCTGTTCACCCTCACCGAGGACGATCTGTTGCGCTGCGACTTCTTCCGGGTCAAGAAGGGGGAGCTGTCGGCCAACGGCAAACGACTGCTGGTCAACCTCGAGAAAGCCAAGACCCAACCGCTGTGGCGGGTGCTGGTGGCGCTGTCGATCCGCCACGTCGGCCCCACCGCCGCGCGGGCGCTGGCGGCGCAGTACGGCAGCCTCGACACGATCATGGCCGCCTCGGAAGAGGAGCTGGCCGCGGTCGAGGGCGTCGGCCCCACCATCGCGGCGGCGGTGAAGGAATGGTTCACCGTCGACTGGCATCGCGCCATCATCGACAAGTGGCGGGCCGCCGGGGTGCGGATGGCCGACGAGCGCGACACCAGCATCGAGCGCACCCTCGAGGGCCTGTCTATCGTGGTGACCGGATCGCTGAGCCGGTTCTCCCGCGACGAGGCCAAGGAGGCGATCGTCGCGCGAGGCGGACGAGCCGCCGGTTCGGTGTCGAAGAAGACCGCGTTCGTGGTGGCCGGCGATTCGCCCGGATCCAAGTACGACAAGGCGGTGGAGCTGGGCATCCCGATCCTCGACGAGGACGGTTTCCTGCGTCTGCTCGAACACGGGCCCGACGGCGTCTGA
- a CDS encoding SDR family oxidoreductase codes for MRIAVFGATGLIGAKVVPLLAEAGHDVVRAARPQADVLTGAGLAEALAGADVLIDLTNSPSFADDAVLAFFRTSTTNLTRAAAGAGVGHYVALSIVGADDLPASGYMRAKIAQEKLIRESGLPYTVVRATQFDEFAGAITDSLTVGDEVRVPDGLIQPIAADEVAMAVARVATASARNGHIDIGGPDRISFADLAAAVMGARGEHRRVVITPDATYFGTPVDDHSLVTGAGAAIALTHFADWLAAHR; via the coding sequence ATGAGGATCGCGGTATTCGGCGCCACCGGACTGATCGGCGCCAAAGTGGTTCCGCTGCTCGCCGAGGCGGGTCACGACGTGGTCCGGGCCGCCCGGCCGCAGGCCGACGTGCTGACCGGGGCCGGGCTGGCCGAGGCGCTGGCGGGTGCCGACGTGCTGATCGACCTGACGAACTCGCCGTCCTTCGCCGACGACGCGGTGCTGGCGTTCTTCCGCACCTCGACGACCAACCTGACCCGGGCGGCCGCCGGGGCCGGGGTCGGCCACTACGTCGCGTTGTCCATCGTCGGGGCCGACGACCTGCCGGCGAGCGGCTACATGCGCGCCAAGATCGCGCAGGAGAAGCTGATCCGGGAGTCCGGTCTGCCGTACACCGTCGTGCGCGCCACGCAGTTCGACGAATTCGCCGGGGCCATCACCGATTCGCTCACCGTCGGCGACGAGGTGCGGGTACCGGACGGGCTGATCCAGCCGATCGCCGCCGACGAGGTCGCGATGGCGGTGGCGCGGGTCGCCACCGCATCGGCCCGCAACGGCCACATCGACATCGGCGGGCCGGACCGGATCAGCTTCGCCGACCTGGCCGCCGCGGTGATGGGGGCGCGCGGCGAACACCGCCGCGTGGTGATCACCCCCGATGCGACGTACTTCGGCACCCCGGTCGACGACCACAGCCTGGTCACCGGGGCCGGCGCGGCCATCGCCCTCACGCACTTCGCCGACTGGCTGGCCGCGCACCGCTAG
- a CDS encoding 4-coumarate--CoA ligase family protein, with amino-acid sequence MSFASPFPEVEIPSTSVYEFLFGGITDAELDRIALIDAKSGRETSYREMIGRIDAFAGALAGRGIGVGDVVGLLSPNSSGFAVAFHGILRAGATATTINALFTAKEIAKQLADSRARMLVTVSALAPQARAAAAAVGLADRDLVVLDGEGEQAGGNPNADDLMAPGHPVPQVSFAPSSHLAALPYSSGTTGNPKGVMLTHRNLVANVAQIRPLHGMTPDDVVLAVLPFFHIYGMTVLLNAALHARARLVIMPAFDLGEFLANIQNHRCTIAFIAPPIAVALAKHPLVDEFDLSSLKVVMSGAAPLDADLGHAVADRLGCRVVQGYGMSELSPVSHITPFDAGAHDMKITAPLSSVGWTVSNGISKLVDPQTGAEIDVPTEGLSATGELWFKGPNVMAGYLNNEEATRETIDEDGWLHTGDLARVDAHGCVYIVDRLKELIKYKGYQVPPAELEAVLLSHPAIADAAVVGVPDADGEEVPKAFVVRQPGETGARLTADEVMAFVADQVAPYKKVRQVEFIDAIPKSASGKILRKELRTG; translated from the coding sequence ATGAGCTTCGCCAGCCCCTTTCCCGAGGTCGAGATCCCGTCCACCAGCGTCTACGAGTTCCTGTTCGGCGGAATCACCGACGCCGAGCTCGACCGGATCGCGTTGATCGACGCCAAGTCCGGCCGCGAGACCAGCTACCGCGAGATGATCGGCCGCATCGACGCGTTCGCCGGCGCGCTGGCCGGGCGCGGCATCGGGGTGGGTGATGTCGTCGGGCTGTTGTCGCCGAACAGCTCCGGTTTCGCGGTCGCGTTCCACGGGATTCTGCGCGCCGGGGCGACGGCGACCACGATCAACGCGCTGTTCACCGCCAAGGAGATCGCCAAACAGCTGGCCGACTCCCGGGCCCGCATGCTGGTGACGGTCTCGGCGCTGGCACCGCAGGCCCGTGCGGCCGCCGCGGCGGTCGGTCTGGCCGACCGGGACCTGGTGGTGCTCGACGGCGAGGGTGAGCAGGCCGGCGGCAACCCCAACGCCGATGATCTGATGGCGCCGGGCCATCCGGTGCCGCAGGTGAGTTTCGCGCCGTCGTCGCACCTGGCCGCGCTGCCCTACAGTTCGGGTACCACGGGCAATCCGAAAGGCGTGATGCTGACCCACCGCAACCTGGTGGCCAACGTCGCGCAGATCCGCCCGCTGCACGGGATGACGCCCGACGACGTCGTGCTGGCGGTGCTGCCGTTCTTCCACATCTACGGAATGACGGTGCTGCTCAACGCCGCTCTGCACGCGCGGGCGCGGCTGGTCATCATGCCGGCGTTCGACCTGGGCGAGTTCCTGGCCAACATCCAGAACCACCGCTGCACAATCGCGTTCATCGCACCGCCAATCGCGGTGGCGCTGGCCAAGCACCCACTGGTCGACGAATTCGACCTGTCCTCGCTGAAAGTGGTGATGTCGGGCGCTGCTCCGCTGGACGCCGATCTGGGGCATGCGGTGGCGGATCGCCTGGGCTGCCGGGTGGTTCAGGGCTACGGGATGAGCGAGCTCAGCCCGGTCAGCCACATCACCCCGTTCGACGCGGGTGCGCACGACATGAAGATCACCGCACCGCTGAGCTCGGTCGGCTGGACGGTGTCCAACGGGATCTCGAAGCTCGTCGACCCGCAGACCGGAGCCGAGATCGACGTTCCGACAGAGGGTCTCAGCGCAACCGGAGAGCTGTGGTTCAAGGGCCCCAACGTGATGGCGGGGTACCTGAACAACGAAGAGGCCACCCGGGAGACCATCGACGAGGACGGCTGGCTGCACACCGGCGATCTGGCCCGGGTGGACGCGCACGGCTGCGTCTACATCGTCGACCGGCTCAAGGAGCTGATCAAGTACAAGGGTTATCAGGTGCCGCCGGCGGAGCTGGAGGCGGTGCTGCTGAGCCATCCGGCGATCGCCGACGCCGCGGTGGTCGGGGTGCCCGACGCCGACGGTGAGGAGGTGCCCAAGGCGTTCGTGGTGCGCCAGCCGGGTGAGACGGGCGCCCGCCTCACCGCCGACGAGGTGATGGCGTTCGTCGCCGACCAGGTCGCGCCGTACAAGAAGGTCAGGCAGGTGGAGTTCATCGACGCGATACCCAAGTCCGCGTCGGGCAAGATCCTGCGCAAGGAGCTACGGACGGGTTAA
- a CDS encoding MmcQ/YjbR family DNA-binding protein, with the protein MPHPVMFSDDDFGLAEVRGIALGFPGAFEKVSWGRPVFCASKMFAIYGGSAKVADSREHRQFPHSVLVKVEESDRRALEQDSRFYFPAYPGPFGWLGLDLTAGPDVDWDEVTELIDASYRLVAPKKLIRRLDEAAGA; encoded by the coding sequence ATGCCGCACCCGGTCATGTTCAGCGACGACGACTTCGGGCTCGCCGAGGTGCGCGGGATCGCGCTCGGCTTTCCGGGCGCCTTCGAGAAGGTGTCGTGGGGCCGGCCGGTGTTCTGTGCGTCGAAGATGTTCGCGATCTACGGCGGCAGCGCCAAGGTCGCCGATTCCCGCGAGCACCGGCAGTTCCCGCACTCGGTGCTGGTCAAGGTCGAGGAGAGCGATCGCCGGGCCCTCGAACAGGACAGCCGTTTCTACTTTCCCGCCTATCCGGGGCCGTTCGGCTGGCTGGGGCTGGATCTGACCGCCGGCCCGGATGTGGACTGGGACGAGGTCACCGAGCTGATCGACGCATCGTACCGCCTGGTCGCGCCCAAGAAGCTGATCCGTCGGCTCGACGAGGCCGCCGGAGCTTGA
- the mnmA gene encoding tRNA 2-thiouridine(34) synthase MnmA, producing MRVLVAMSGGVDSSVAAARMVDAGHDVVGVHLALSETPGTLRTGSRGCCSKEDAGDARRVADVLDIPFYVWDFADRFKEDVIDDFVSSYARGETPNPCVRCNERIKFSALAARALALGFDAVATGHYARLENGRLRRAVDRDKDQSYVLAVLTAEQLKHAIFPVGDTPKAQIREEAARRGLAVARKPDSHDICFIPSGDTRAFLGSRIGVRPGKVVDASGAVLAEHDGVHGFTIGQRKGLGIPGPGRDGRPRYVTDIDAETGTVRVGTLEDLEVWTLVGERPVFTSGRPFHGPVECQVQVRAHGGLADGVAELRDGRLVMELRTPLHGVAPGQTMVLYRPDPEGDEVLASATITRSRRGD from the coding sequence GTGCGGGTGCTGGTCGCGATGAGCGGCGGCGTCGACTCCTCGGTCGCCGCGGCCCGGATGGTCGACGCCGGCCACGACGTGGTCGGCGTGCACCTGGCGTTGTCGGAGACGCCGGGCACGCTGCGCACCGGGTCGCGGGGGTGCTGTTCGAAGGAGGACGCCGGCGACGCCCGGCGGGTCGCCGATGTGCTCGACATCCCGTTCTACGTCTGGGATTTCGCCGACCGGTTCAAAGAGGACGTGATCGACGACTTCGTGTCGTCCTACGCGCGCGGCGAGACCCCCAACCCGTGTGTGCGCTGCAACGAGCGGATCAAGTTCTCCGCGCTGGCCGCCCGTGCGCTGGCGCTGGGTTTCGACGCGGTGGCCACCGGCCACTACGCCCGGCTGGAGAACGGTCGGCTGCGGCGCGCGGTGGACCGCGACAAGGACCAGTCCTACGTGTTGGCGGTGCTGACCGCCGAACAGCTGAAGCACGCGATCTTCCCGGTCGGCGACACCCCGAAGGCGCAGATCCGCGAGGAGGCGGCCCGCCGCGGGTTGGCCGTCGCCCGCAAACCCGACAGCCACGACATCTGCTTCATCCCGTCCGGCGACACCCGAGCGTTCCTGGGGTCGCGGATCGGGGTGCGGCCGGGCAAGGTCGTCGACGCCTCGGGTGCGGTGCTGGCCGAACACGACGGCGTGCACGGCTTCACCATCGGTCAGCGCAAGGGGCTGGGGATCCCGGGGCCCGGCCGCGACGGGCGGCCGCGCTACGTCACCGACATCGACGCCGAGACCGGCACCGTGCGCGTCGGCACGCTCGAGGACCTCGAGGTGTGGACGCTGGTGGGGGAGCGGCCGGTGTTCACTTCCGGGCGCCCGTTCCACGGGCCGGTGGAATGCCAGGTGCAGGTGCGCGCGCACGGCGGCCTCGCCGACGGGGTGGCCGAGCTGCGTGACGGCCGGCTGGTGATGGAGCTGCGCACGCCGCTGCACGGTGTGGCGCCCGGGCAGACGATGGTGTTGTACCGGCCCGACCCCGAGGGCGACGAGGTGCTCGCCAGCGCGACGATCACCCGCTCCCGCCGCGGCGACTAG
- a CDS encoding electron transfer flavoprotein subunit alpha/FixB family protein, giving the protein MAEVLVLVEHADGAPKKVTAELITAARVLGEPAAVVVGKPGTAAALTDALKEAGAAKIYVAESDDVENYLITPYVDVLASLVEQNSPAGVLLAASADGKEIAGRLAARVGAGILTDVVEVKEGGKAVHSIFGGAFTVEAESTGELPVITVRPGAIEAVPQAGAGEVVNVEVPAQGENATKIVKREPAVAGDRPELTEASVVVSGGRGVGSAEGFKVVEELADVLGGAVGASRAAVDSGYYPGQFQVGQTGKTVSPQLYIALGISGAIQHRAGMQTSKTIVAVNKDEEAPIFEIADFGVVGDLFKVAPQLTEAIKARKG; this is encoded by the coding sequence ATGGCAGAAGTACTGGTGCTCGTCGAGCACGCCGATGGTGCGCCGAAGAAGGTCACCGCTGAACTGATCACCGCTGCCCGGGTGCTGGGCGAGCCGGCCGCCGTGGTGGTGGGCAAGCCCGGCACCGCCGCCGCGCTCACCGACGCGCTCAAGGAGGCCGGCGCGGCGAAGATCTACGTCGCCGAGTCCGACGACGTCGAGAACTACCTGATCACCCCGTACGTCGACGTGCTGGCGTCGCTGGTCGAGCAGAACAGCCCGGCCGGTGTGCTGCTGGCCGCTTCGGCCGACGGCAAGGAGATCGCCGGCCGGCTCGCCGCGCGGGTCGGCGCCGGCATCCTCACCGACGTCGTCGAGGTCAAGGAGGGCGGCAAGGCCGTCCACTCGATCTTCGGTGGCGCGTTCACCGTCGAGGCCGAGTCGACCGGCGAGCTGCCGGTGATCACCGTGCGTCCGGGCGCGATCGAGGCCGTGCCCCAGGCCGGTGCCGGTGAGGTCGTCAACGTCGAGGTTCCCGCCCAGGGCGAGAACGCGACCAAGATCGTCAAGCGCGAGCCGGCGGTGGCCGGCGACCGGCCGGAGCTCACCGAGGCCAGCGTGGTCGTCTCCGGCGGCCGCGGTGTGGGCAGCGCCGAGGGCTTCAAGGTCGTCGAGGAACTCGCCGACGTGCTCGGCGGCGCGGTCGGTGCGTCGCGTGCCGCGGTCGACTCGGGCTACTATCCGGGCCAGTTCCAGGTCGGCCAGACCGGCAAGACCGTGTCGCCGCAGCTGTACATCGCGCTGGGCATCTCCGGTGCCATCCAGCACCGCGCCGGCATGCAGACCTCGAAGACGATCGTCGCGGTGAACAAGGACGAGGAGGCGCCGATCTTCGAGATCGCCGACTTCGGTGTCGTCGGCGACCTGTTCAAGGTCGCCCCGCAGCTCACCGAGGCGATCAAGGCCCGCAAGGGCTGA
- a CDS encoding ACT domain-containing protein gives MLRVPTYLLRVQLEDRPGSLGALAVALGSVGADILSLDVVERGPGYAIDDLVVELPAGSMPDMLITAAEKLNGVYVDTIRPHTGLLEAHRELELIDHIAAAPTRADKLQVLVDEAPRVLRVGWCTVVRRGESGPERIAGSQGAPETRAAELPWLPLERATALDGTADWVPELWREMDTTLAAAPLGDPNVAVVLGRPGGPGFRPSEVARLGYLAGIVATILR, from the coding sequence GTGTTGCGCGTGCCTACCTACTTGCTCCGGGTCCAGTTGGAGGATCGACCAGGCAGTCTCGGCGCGCTGGCCGTAGCGCTCGGGTCGGTCGGGGCCGACATCCTGTCGCTCGACGTGGTCGAGCGCGGTCCCGGATATGCGATCGACGACCTGGTCGTCGAGCTGCCGGCCGGTTCGATGCCCGACATGCTGATCACCGCCGCGGAGAAGCTCAACGGCGTGTACGTCGACACCATCCGCCCGCACACGGGTCTGCTGGAAGCACACCGCGAGCTGGAGTTGATCGATCACATCGCCGCCGCGCCCACCCGCGCCGACAAGCTGCAGGTTCTTGTCGACGAGGCGCCGCGGGTGCTGCGGGTGGGCTGGTGCACGGTGGTGCGGCGGGGCGAATCCGGCCCGGAACGCATTGCCGGGAGCCAGGGTGCGCCCGAGACCCGGGCCGCCGAATTGCCCTGGCTGCCGCTGGAGCGCGCCACCGCGCTGGACGGCACCGCCGACTGGGTGCCCGAGCTCTGGCGTGAGATGGACACCACATTGGCCGCCGCACCGCTGGGCGATCCGAATGTCGCCGTCGTGCTGGGCCGCCCCGGCGGGCCCGGTTTCCGCCCGTCGGAGGTGGCGCGCCTGGGTTATCTGGCGGGGATTGTGGCCACGATCCTGCGGTAG
- a CDS encoding uroporphyrinogen decarboxylase/cobalamine-independent methonine synthase family protein, with translation MSVLAVATGIGSWPGTSPRQAAEIVVGELHHLPHLVELPARGVGADIIGRTGAMLVDIGFDTVPRGYRVASGRTAVARRARSMLDEDIDALEEAWERAGLRGSDRRVKVQAAGPITLAAQLELPRGHRAITDHGAVRDLAASLAEGVAAHRAEIARRLDTTVVVQFDEPVLPAALAGRLTGVTSLTRVHPVDEAVAIGLIDDCVAAVDAPVILHCCASDLPWKTLLRTAVHALSVDVSTLADRDHDGLGEFVDSGRTVLLGLVPAEPPPARPSFEQTAHAAAELVDRLGFPRSVLAERVGITPACGLAAAPPQWARTAIELAERAVDAVREDPEAV, from the coding sequence GTGAGCGTTTTGGCCGTCGCGACGGGAATCGGATCATGGCCGGGAACTTCGCCGCGGCAGGCCGCCGAGATCGTCGTCGGGGAACTGCATCACCTGCCGCACCTGGTGGAACTCCCCGCACGCGGGGTGGGGGCCGACATCATCGGCCGCACCGGTGCGATGCTGGTCGACATCGGCTTCGACACGGTGCCGCGCGGCTACCGGGTGGCCTCCGGCAGGACCGCGGTGGCGCGCCGGGCCCGCAGCATGCTCGACGAGGACATCGACGCGCTCGAGGAAGCGTGGGAGCGCGCCGGACTGCGCGGCTCGGATCGGCGGGTCAAGGTGCAGGCGGCAGGACCCATCACGCTGGCTGCCCAGCTCGAGCTGCCGCGCGGTCACCGCGCCATCACCGATCACGGGGCGGTACGCGACCTGGCCGCCTCCCTGGCCGAAGGTGTGGCCGCGCACCGCGCCGAGATCGCCCGCCGGTTGGACACCACCGTGGTGGTGCAGTTCGACGAACCGGTGTTGCCGGCCGCGCTCGCCGGCCGACTGACCGGCGTCACCAGCCTCACCAGGGTGCACCCGGTCGACGAGGCGGTGGCGATCGGTCTGATCGACGACTGCGTGGCTGCCGTCGACGCCCCGGTCATCCTGCACTGCTGCGCCTCCGACCTGCCGTGGAAGACGTTGTTGCGCACGGCGGTTCATGCGTTGTCGGTCGACGTGTCGACGCTGGCCGACCGGGACCACGACGGGCTGGGCGAGTTCGTCGACAGTGGGCGCACCGTGCTGCTCGGCCTCGTGCCCGCCGAACCGCCACCGGCCCGTCCGTCGTTCGAGCAGACCGCACATGCTGCGGCCGAGCTCGTTGACCGGCTGGGCTTCCCGCGCTCGGTGCTCGCCGAGCGGGTAGGCATCACCCCGGCCTGCGGCCTGGCCGCCGCGCCGCCGCAGTGGGCGCGCACCGCCATCGAGTTGGCCGAGCGGGCCGTCGACGCGGTGCGTGAGGATCCCGAAGCGGTGTGA
- a CDS encoding cysteine desulfurase family protein, translated as MHPAAIEAMTAVLATVGNASSLHGAGRLARRRMEEARETLAQLLGARPSEVIFTASGTESDNLAVKGIFWARRDADSRKRRIVTAPVEHHAVLDSVEWLVEHEGAEVSWLPVESDGSVNPAALREVLQQHDDVALVSVMWANNEVGTIMPIAELAAIAAEFEVPMHSDAVQAVGQIPVDFGASGLSAISITAHKFGGPTGVGALLLRRDTACVPLLHGGGQERDVRSGTPDVAGAVAMAAAARVAIENLEANSARVTALRDRLIEGVLSSIDDVALNGATGADRLPGNTHFTFRGCEGDSLLMLLDAKGIECSTGSACTAGVARPSHVLTAMGADPASARGSLRLTLGHTSTAEDVEAALAVLPAAVQRAREAALASSGVQH; from the coding sequence ATGCACCCCGCCGCGATCGAGGCGATGACCGCGGTGCTGGCCACGGTCGGCAACGCCTCGTCGCTGCACGGCGCGGGCCGGCTGGCCCGTCGGCGCATGGAGGAGGCCCGCGAGACACTGGCCCAGCTGCTGGGCGCCCGCCCGTCGGAGGTGATCTTCACCGCCAGCGGCACCGAGAGTGACAACCTCGCGGTCAAGGGGATCTTCTGGGCCCGCCGCGACGCCGATTCCCGGAAGCGGCGCATCGTGACCGCCCCGGTCGAGCACCACGCCGTGCTCGATTCCGTGGAATGGCTCGTCGAACACGAGGGTGCGGAGGTGAGCTGGCTGCCGGTCGAGTCCGACGGCTCGGTGAACCCCGCCGCGCTGCGCGAGGTGCTGCAGCAGCACGACGATGTGGCGCTGGTGTCGGTGATGTGGGCCAACAACGAGGTCGGCACCATCATGCCGATCGCCGAGCTCGCCGCGATCGCCGCCGAGTTCGAGGTACCCATGCACAGCGACGCGGTGCAGGCCGTCGGCCAGATCCCGGTCGACTTCGGCGCCAGCGGGCTGTCCGCGATCAGCATCACCGCGCACAAGTTCGGCGGGCCCACCGGGGTGGGGGCGCTGCTGCTGCGGCGCGACACCGCCTGCGTTCCGCTGCTGCACGGCGGTGGGCAGGAACGCGACGTCCGCTCCGGCACACCGGATGTGGCGGGCGCGGTCGCGATGGCGGCGGCGGCGCGGGTGGCGATCGAGAACCTGGAGGCCAACAGCGCCCGGGTGACCGCGCTGCGCGACCGGCTGATCGAAGGGGTATTGTCGAGCATCGACGACGTCGCGCTCAACGGCGCCACCGGTGCCGACCGGCTGCCCGGCAACACGCACTTCACCTTCCGCGGCTGCGAAGGCGACTCGCTGCTGATGTTGTTGGACGCCAAGGGAATCGAGTGCTCGACCGGTTCGGCGTGCACCGCCGGTGTGGCGCGGCCGTCGCATGTGCTGACCGCGATGGGCGCGGACCCGGCGAGCGCCCGCGGATCGTTGCGGCTGACGCTGGGCCACACCAGCACCGCCGAGGACGTGGAGGCGGCGCTCGCGGTGCTGCCCGCCGCGGTGCAACGGGCGCGGGAGGCGGCGTTGGCGAGCTCGGGGGTCCAGCACTAG